A region of Elusimicrobiota bacterium DNA encodes the following proteins:
- the thiO gene encoding glycine oxidase ThiO, which yields MKQVFDVIVVGGGVIGCSTAYHLARKGAKVMVIEKRSIGGQASSITAGMLAAQEESARPDAFFDLCRASQGLFKPLVEEVRDLSGIDPEYEACGVWRAAETEEEKKDLLEKKRWQEERALRVEWHDPERLKELHPGLGESLGALYCATDGQIDSAQWVQALAEASRRKGVRFLDQIPTMEFVRDGRRVAGVRTKEGSISGEHVVVAAGAWTPVLLESLKIHLVLEPVKGQLMVLAGVPRAFRGPVYATSGYLIPRSDGRLIIGATVERVGFDVRATLEAQRFLADWALRWCPGLSSLPVVEFQAGLRPDSADHWPLLGRLWDYDNLYVAAGHYRNGILLSPFTGQYMADGILDGRWDPVGVPFSPERFREKK from the coding sequence ATGAAACAGGTATTCGATGTGATCGTGGTGGGGGGAGGCGTCATCGGGTGTTCCACGGCCTATCACCTGGCCCGAAAGGGCGCCAAGGTCATGGTGATCGAAAAGCGATCCATCGGCGGCCAAGCGTCCTCCATCACCGCGGGCATGTTGGCCGCGCAGGAAGAGTCCGCCCGACCGGACGCCTTCTTTGACCTCTGTCGGGCCAGCCAAGGGCTCTTTAAGCCGCTGGTCGAAGAGGTCCGCGACTTGTCCGGGATCGATCCCGAGTATGAAGCCTGCGGGGTGTGGCGCGCGGCGGAGACGGAGGAAGAGAAAAAAGATCTCCTGGAAAAAAAGCGTTGGCAAGAAGAGCGCGCCCTGCGCGTCGAATGGCATGACCCTGAACGATTGAAAGAACTTCACCCCGGGTTGGGCGAAAGCTTGGGAGCCCTCTATTGCGCGACGGATGGACAAATCGACAGCGCCCAGTGGGTGCAAGCGTTGGCCGAGGCATCGCGCCGCAAAGGGGTGCGATTCTTGGATCAAATCCCCACGATGGAATTTGTCCGCGACGGCCGCCGCGTGGCGGGGGTTCGGACCAAGGAAGGGTCGATTTCGGGCGAGCACGTGGTCGTGGCCGCGGGGGCCTGGACCCCGGTTCTTCTGGAATCCCTTAAAATCCACCTGGTCCTCGAGCCGGTCAAGGGCCAACTCATGGTGTTGGCCGGGGTTCCCCGGGCTTTCCGGGGGCCGGTATACGCCACGTCCGGGTACCTCATCCCCCGTTCGGACGGGCGGCTGATCATCGGGGCCACGGTGGAACGGGTAGGGTTTGACGTGCGGGCGACGCTGGAGGCCCAACGGTTCCTGGCGGATTGGGCTCTGCGCTGGTGCCCGGGGTTGAGTTCCCTTCCCGTCGTGGAATTCCAGGCGGGCCTGCGGCCCGATTCGGCGGATCATTGGCCTCTGCTGGGACGCCTTTGGGATTACGACAACCTCTACGTGGCGGCGGGCCACTACCGGAACGGAATTTTGTTGTCCCCGTTCACCGGTCAGTATATGGCCGACGGAATTTTAGATGGGCGCTGGGATCCCGTCGGCGTCCCTTTTTCGCCGGAGCGGTTCCGGGAGAAGAAATGA